In Halosimplex halophilum, the genomic stretch CCGGCGCGGCCGGCGGGGCGCTCGTCCTCCCGCGCGTGTTCGGTTCGAACTGGAGCGGGCCCCTGTTCGAGACCAACTGGCGAGCGGCCTTCTTCTACACGGGCTGTGTGTCCATCCTGCTCGCGGTCGTCTACTACGCGCTCGGCGAGGCGGCCAAGAGCGACGAGAAACGGCAGGCCACCGCCGACAACGCGAGCTTCAAGGGCTGGTTCTACACCGCCACCCGGTACGGGACGGTCGTGCTCGCGCTCGCGTACGTGATGACGTTCGGCCTCGAACTGTCGATGAACGGCTGGCTCGCGACGTACTACCGCGAGGGGTTCAACACCGACAACCTCGTGCTCGCCTCGACGTTCGCGGCGACGTTCTCCGTCGCGGCCGGGCTGCTCCGCCCCATCGGCGGCTACGTCAGCGACGTGCTCGCCCGCAGGGAGAAAGACATCATCCCGCTGTTCGAGGGCCGCTACCGCGAGCAGTGGACGTTCGTGACGCTGTCGTTCGTCGTCGTCTCGATGTTCGGGATGACGCTGGCCGGCCTGTCGGGGCGGGTGCTCGTCGCCGTCGGCGCCGGCTTCGTGGTCGGGATGGCCTGCGCGTTCGCGGAGGGCTCGATCTTCGCGCAGGTGCCGGCGATGTTCCCCAACAGCTCCGGCGCGGTCGCGGGCGTCGTCGGCGGCGTCGGCACCGTCGGCGGGATCGTCTACCCGCTGGTCTACTCCGCGCCGTTCCTGGCGAACCTGCACATCGGCTACTCCATCGTCGCCGTCTCGATGGTCCCGATAGTCCTGCTTGCGGCGTGGGTGTTCCAGCCCCACATCGCCGAGATCGCGACCGAGAGCGGCTTCGTGAGCGCGGGCGGCGCGTCGGAGTCGGCCGCACCGGGGGACGACTGAGATGCGCTCGGCGCTCCTGCTGACCGGTGTCGGGAACGCGCTCGGGTCGTCGACCGACGACGCGCCGCTCGGGCGGGTCGCCGACGCGGTCGCGCCGGCGGTCGACGAGGTCGTGGTGGCCTGTTCGGCCGACGACCGGAGCGCGGCCTCCGAGGCGGTCGGCGACCGTCCCCACCGGCTCGCGGTCGACCCGATCGCCGACGAGGGGCCGGTCGCGGCCATCCGGACCGGCGTCCGCGTCGCGTCGGGCGACGCCGTCGCCGTCGTCGCCGGCGACGTGCCCACCGTCGACACGTCGCTCCTCGACGACTGCTTCGAGACCTGCGACGACGCCGCCGCGGTGCCCCGCAGCGACGGCCGGCTCCACCCGCTGCACGCCGTCTACGACACCGGCGCGGCCCGCGTCGCCTGCGACCACACGCTCGCGGCCGGCTCCGGCCGGCTCTACGACGTGCTCTCGCGGCTCGACCCCGTCGTCGTCGACGCCCAGGCGCCCGACGTGGACGCCCACCCGCTGACCGCCGGCTCGCACGCGGACCTCGCGCCGGCCACCGACCGCCTCGGCACCTGACCCCGCGACCGCGACCGCCGCGCGACCCCCACCCAAATGCGTTTAAGGTCATTGTATTTCGAGCGTTCGTCCGGATATCGATCAGATTGCACAAATTATTAAACGATTATGCTTATGTGCATCGCAGTCAGCTAGCTAAAACGTAAATCAGAAGACGAACGTTTGGGTATTTGCCGAAATTGCGGACAAACCTAAAACGGAGGAAATCAATGCCACACAAGAAGGAAGCCTGGAAGGACGAGATGTACGGCGACGAAGTGCGCGAGAAAATCGAGGAGTTCGCGGAGAAGGGGTGGGACGCCATCCCGGAGGAGGAGCGCGACGAGTGGTTCTCCCGGTTCAAGTTCTGGGGGGTGTTCCACCACCGCGGGGGCCAGGAGTCGTACTTCATGATGCGGCTCACCAACTGCGGCGGCGTCCTCGAGCCCGGCCAGCTGAAGGCCATCGGCGAGGTCGCCCGCGACTACGCGAAAGGTCCCGTCGAGAACCCCGAGTTCGGCAACGGCTGGATCGACTTCACGACGCGCCAGTCGATTCAACTGCACTGGCTCAAGCTGGAGGACATCCCCGAGATCTGGGAGAAACTGGAAGCCGTGGGCGTCTCCTCGCGCTCCGCGGGGGGCGACACGATGCGCAACATCTCCGGCTGTCCCGTGGCGGGGAAGGCCGAGGAGTACGTCGAGTCCCGCGAGCTCCTGGACGAGATCCAGGCGGAGATCCGCGGCGACGACGACCTGGCCAACATGCCCCGGAAGTTCAACATCTCGGTGACGGGCTGTCGCCAGGGCTGCGCCCAGGACTCGATCAACGACATCGGCCTCGAACCCGCCCACAAGTTCATCGACGGCGAGGAGGTCAGGGGGTTCAACGTCCGCGTCGGCGGCGGCCTCGGCGGCCGCGAACCGCGCGAGGCCCGCCCGCTCGATCTCTTCGTCACCCGCGACCAGGCCAAGGAGACGGTACGGGCGTTCGTCGAGCTCTACCACGAGGAGGGCAACCGCGAGAACCGCTCGAAGAACCGCGCCCGCTTCTTCGTCGACGAGTGGGGCACCGACGCCATCCGCGAGGAACTCGGCGAGCGGCTGGACTTCGAACTGGAGCGGGCCGGAACGGACTTCCGCCGCGAGTACACCTACAACGCCGGCAAGCCGACCGAGCAGGGCGCCCACGACCACGTCGGCGTCTACGACCAGACGGACGGCAAGAACTACGTCGGCCTCTCGGTCCCGGTCGGGCGGATGCCCGCCGAGGACGCCATCGAACTCGCCGACCTGGCCTCCGCGTACGGCTCCGGCGAGATCCGGCTGAGCCGGCGCCAGAACCCCCTCATCATGGACGTGCCGGACGGCCGGCTCGCGCACCTCCTCAACGAGGACCTGCTGGAGACCTACCGGCCCGAGCCCAACCCCTTCGAGCAGGGCGCGATGGCCTGTACCGGGACGGAGTTCTGCTCGCTCGCGCTGACGGAGACGAAGGCGCGGATGGCCCGGATGCTCCAGTGGCTCGCCGGGGAGGTCGAGCTGCCCGACGACGTGGACCGCATCAAGATGCACTACTCGGGCTGTACGGCCGACTGCGGCCAGGCGATGACCGCCGACATCGGCCTGCAGGGGATGCGCGCCCGGAAGGACGGCGAGATGGTCGAGGCGATGGACGTGGGCGTCGGCGGCGGCATCGGCGAGGACCCCACCTTCATCGAGTGGGTGCGCCAGCGCGTCCCCGCCGACGAGGTGCCGGGGATGATCGCCAACCTCGTCGAGGCCTACGCCGCCCTGCGCGAGGAGGGCCAGACCTTCCGCGAGTGGGTCGACGCCACCGGCCACGAGACCATCGTCGAACTCGCCGAGCCGGAGGAGGTCGAGGGGTACACCGACCCGTGTCTCGCCGACGGCAAGCAGTCGTGGTACCCCTTCGCCGACGGCGAGAGCCCCGCGCCGACCGACGCCGAGGGCCAGCCGCTCTCGGCGGACGACTGACCATGGTCGACGACGCCGACCGCGGTCCCGCCGCGGACCGCCCCGCCGAGGGCGTCGCGGAGCCGGCCGACGCGGCCTTCGACGTGGCGCCGGAACTGTTCGGCGTCGACGACGCCCGCGCGGTCGACCCCACCGGCGACGCCCGAACGGCCGGCCGCCTCGACGACACAGCCCTGTAACGCGCCGAATCCGTTCGTTTTCGAACCGCGTTGGGCGACCGTCGGGACGCCGCTCAGGTGACCGCTCGCACGGCGACCGCTTCGAGCAGCAACAGCACGTTGTACGTCACCGTCGCGAGCGCGCCGACGGCGAAGAACGTCGCGAGCGGCCACTCCTGGGGCGTCGCGTCCAGAAAGAGGTTGACGGCCGCCAGCGCCCCGCCGGTCGAGAGGATGTGGATCGCCGAGACGACCAGCGACGAGGGCGACTCCTCGACGCTCAGCTGCGTCGAGAACCCCTCGAACGCGACCGCCGCGAGCAGACCGAACCCGACCAGCGCGCCCGCGACGAACGACAGGATGCGCCAGACGTCCGGGACGCTGTAGGCGTGGATCAGCAGCGCCCCGCTCCCCCAGATGGTCAGCGTGTAGCCGTAGGCCTCCGACTCCGAGGCGAGGTTCGCGGCCAGCCGCGTCCGGTACTCCATCGCCCGGCGGTACGGTCGGCCGACCTATAAGTCTCCGAGCGGCCGTCGCCCAGACGGGCCGCGGCGCCGCCCGCCCGACCGCTACGCCGTCCCCTCTGTGAACGAGATCGACTCGCCGGTGACGTCGATGTAGAGTCCGTGCGAGTCGGTCTCGGTGTCGGACCACTCGTGGGTCTCCTCGGGGCCGCCCTCGACGGAGACGCGCACCTCGACGGTCTCGTCGCCCACCACCTCCTCGTAGCCGGTGCCACCGCCGGCGTCGAGCGTGACCGTCTCGTCGAGCAGCGGGTCGCCGCCGTCGGTCGGTGTGACGACCAGCGTCACGGTCTGCTCGCTCTCGGACTCGTTGTCGAGCGTGATGTCGGTCACGCCCGACCCGAGCCCGGCACAGCCCGCTCCGGCGGCGCTCCCGGCCACCGCGGCGACGCTCGCGAGGACGCGGCGTCTGCGGAGGGCCATGGCGGTCGCCGGATCGGTTCGTCGCGGGTAAGTGTCTTCCCCCGCGTGCGGTGCGGTCACCGCGAGCGCCCGCGAACCGAGTCGCCCTTACGGCGACTGTGCCAACACCGACCCATGACAGTCGTCACGAACGGCGGGGTCGACCTCTACTACGAGGCGCGGGGTGACCCGCGGCCGCCCGAAGACGGCGATCGCGCCGCGGATACCGTGGTGTTCGTCGAACCGGCGGGCTACGGCGCGTGGGTGTGGGGCTGGCAGCACGCCGCCCTCGCGGAGGGCTTCGAGACGGTCACCTGGGACCTGCGCGGGACCGGCCGCTCGGACGCGCCGGAGGGTCCCTACGCGGTCCGGACGCTGGCGGGCGACCTCGAAGCCGTCCTCGCCGACCACGGTGTCGCCGACGCGCACGTCGTCGGCGCCGGCCTCGGCGGGATGGTCGCGCTGGAGCACGCGCACCGCTACAGCCGCGCGGCGTCGCTGACGCTCTTTGGTACCACTGCCGACGGCGACCGCGTCGACGCCGACGCGCTCGACTCGCTGTTCGCGCCCCGGGACGACCCCGAGGCGCTCCGGGCCTCGCTGCGCAACGCGTTCGCGGCCGACCTCGACGCCCACGGCGACGTGGTCGACGAGATCGTCGGCTGGCGCCGCGAGGAGGACGCCGACCGCACGGGCTTCGAGGCCCAGGCCGCCGCGATGCGGCGCTTCGACCGCTCGGACTCGCTGTACGAGGTCACGACGCCCGCCCGGGTGTTCCACGGCGTCGACGACGCGGTCGTCCCGACGGCGGCGGGCCGGGACCTGGCCGAGGGACTCCCCCGCGGGGAGTTCACCGCCGTCGAGGGCGGGCACCTCTGCTTTATCGAGGAGAGCGCCGCGGTCAACGACGCGCTGCTCGGCGCGTTCGAGGGGAGCGAGTGACCCCGGTTCGTCGGCGGGGACCCGCGGACCGTCGGTAGTTTTACACCGGCGACAGTCGTCGTCGGGGGTATGTCGAACGACGAGCGCGACGACCGGGACGGCGACCCCGGCGAGACGGAGTCGGGACAGGGCGGCGGACAGCCGCCGGTCGACGGCGACGACGGGAGCGACGACAGCTGGGTGAGCGACAGCGTCGACGAGGGCGAGTCGACCGCCGAGGGCGAGTCGACCGCCGAGGGCGGCTCGGGCGATGCGGGCACCGTCGACGACGCAGGGGGCCAGTCCACGGGCGCGGGCGGCGGCCAGCCCGCGGGCTCGGACGGCGGCCGCCAGAAGGGCCCGGACGAGAAGTTCTGTTCCGAGTGCGGCGCGGTCATCAACGAGAAGGCCGAGATCTGCCCGGAGTGTGGCGTCCGCCAGCCCGGGTCGGGGTCGAACGACGAGCGGATCGTCGCGGCGCTGTTCGCCATCCTGCTCGGGAGTTTCGGCGCGCACAAGTTCTATCTCGGGAACACGAAGCTCGGGGTCCTCTACCTCTGTTTCTTCTGGTCCGGGATCCCCGGACTCATCGGGATCATCGAGGGCGTCATCTACCTCACCAAGGACGACGAGGAGTTTCGCCGCCAGTACATGGAGGACTGAGCCGGCAGCAGCCGGGCGCCCGGGCGGCTCGCCCGTCGGCCGTCCCGGTCGCTCTCGGGCCGCCCGCGCCCATCGAGCGGCCGGCGAACTCCACACCGGCCTCGCACGCACCGGTCGGTACCTCCTCAGCCACCACGAGCCCGACGAGTACTACCGCTGTCACCGGCTCGCCCTCGGCGGCCGGACGGTCCGCCTCTGCGCCCGTTGCAGCGGCGTCTACCCCGGTATCTTGACGGGCGTCGCGCTCGTCCTGACCGACACCGGGCCGGCGGCATGGCCGTGGCTGGTCGCCTGCGGGCCGGCGCCGGCGCTGGTCGACTGGGCGGTCACGACGTTCACGCGGCGGCGCGGGGTCAACGCCGTTCGGACCGCCTCGGGCGCGCTCCTGGGACTGGGGTACGGGGTCGCAGTCCCGTGGTTCCTGACGGACCAGCCGCTCTGGCTGCTGGCGGTCGCGGCGGGCTACGGCGGCGTCGCCGCGGCGCTGCTCGCCCGGTCGCGGGCCGGCGGCGGTGGCGACGGTGGCGAGAACGAGCACGCCGGGGCGGACGGAACCGACGACCCCGGCGGGAACGCGGACGAGAATCGATCGCACGGGGCGTAGTGCTGCCAGTGTGGACAGGCTTTTGGTCGCCGAGCCGCTGGCATAGGACGATGACACGGCCGCGCATCGCCCTGTTGAACGCAGCCCACGAGGCCGAGGGCAACCGCCGGAACTTCCGCCGGGAACTCGACGCCGACCTGACGGAGTTTCACCTCCCGTCGGGACAGTTCCCGGAGACCTTCGAGTTCGACGGGTGCGTCGTCACCGGCTCCCGCGCCTCGGTCTACTGGGACGAGGAGTGGATCCCGCCGGCCAAGGAGTGGGTCGGCGAGGCGATCGACCGCGGACTGCCGCTCCTGGGCGTGTGTTACGGCCACCAGCTACTCGCGGACGTGCTCGGCGGGACCGTCGAGGACATGGGCGAGTACGAGATCGGCTACCGCACCGTCGAGCACTCGGGCGACTCCGTGCT encodes the following:
- a CDS encoding alpha/beta fold hydrolase, with the protein product MTVVTNGGVDLYYEARGDPRPPEDGDRAADTVVFVEPAGYGAWVWGWQHAALAEGFETVTWDLRGTGRSDAPEGPYAVRTLAGDLEAVLADHGVADAHVVGAGLGGMVALEHAHRYSRAASLTLFGTTADGDRVDADALDSLFAPRDDPEALRASLRNAFAADLDAHGDVVDEIVGWRREEDADRTGFEAQAAAMRRFDRSDSLYEVTTPARVFHGVDDAVVPTAAGRDLAEGLPRGEFTAVEGGHLCFIEESAAVNDALLGAFEGSE
- a CDS encoding MFS transporter — encoded protein: MTKWRTLVLATVGFNFSFLIWFSFAPFTGPMAEEFGLSLAEIGILASAAIWLAPFGRILTGWLSDKFGAPAVFAIVLTYVGVFSIASAFAQSYAVFFVERLIVATAGITFVIGIQHVSEWFEEEQLGTAEGIYAGIGNAGAAGGALVLPRVFGSNWSGPLFETNWRAAFFYTGCVSILLAVVYYALGEAAKSDEKRQATADNASFKGWFYTATRYGTVVLALAYVMTFGLELSMNGWLATYYREGFNTDNLVLASTFAATFSVAAGLLRPIGGYVSDVLARREKDIIPLFEGRYREQWTFVTLSFVVVSMFGMTLAGLSGRVLVAVGAGFVVGMACAFAEGSIFAQVPAMFPNSSGAVAGVVGGVGTVGGIVYPLVYSAPFLANLHIGYSIVAVSMVPIVLLAAWVFQPHIAEIATESGFVSAGGASESAAPGDD
- the mobA gene encoding molybdenum cofactor guanylyltransferase, whose protein sequence is MRSALLLTGVGNALGSSTDDAPLGRVADAVAPAVDEVVVACSADDRSAASEAVGDRPHRLAVDPIADEGPVAAIRTGVRVASGDAVAVVAGDVPTVDTSLLDDCFETCDDAAAVPRSDGRLHPLHAVYDTGAARVACDHTLAAGSGRLYDVLSRLDPVVVDAQAPDVDAHPLTAGSHADLAPATDRLGT
- a CDS encoding nitrite/sulfite reductase yields the protein MPHKKEAWKDEMYGDEVREKIEEFAEKGWDAIPEEERDEWFSRFKFWGVFHHRGGQESYFMMRLTNCGGVLEPGQLKAIGEVARDYAKGPVENPEFGNGWIDFTTRQSIQLHWLKLEDIPEIWEKLEAVGVSSRSAGGDTMRNISGCPVAGKAEEYVESRELLDEIQAEIRGDDDLANMPRKFNISVTGCRQGCAQDSINDIGLEPAHKFIDGEEVRGFNVRVGGGLGGREPREARPLDLFVTRDQAKETVRAFVELYHEEGNRENRSKNRARFFVDEWGTDAIREELGERLDFELERAGTDFRREYTYNAGKPTEQGAHDHVGVYDQTDGKNYVGLSVPVGRMPAEDAIELADLASAYGSGEIRLSRRQNPLIMDVPDGRLAHLLNEDLLETYRPEPNPFEQGAMACTGTEFCSLALTETKARMARMLQWLAGEVELPDDVDRIKMHYSGCTADCGQAMTADIGLQGMRARKDGEMVEAMDVGVGGGIGEDPTFIEWVRQRVPADEVPGMIANLVEAYAALREEGQTFREWVDATGHETIVELAEPEEVEGYTDPCLADGKQSWYPFADGESPAPTDAEGQPLSADD